A region of the Yarrowia lipolytica chromosome 1C, complete sequence genome:
GTCCAAGGCGTAGATGGACACTGTGTTAGTACGGAAAGAGAGTCACAAAAACGATGACCGTAGATCTGAGTGAACCCATAGAGAGGGTTGCAGCTGAGGAGGGCACACATCATCAATGTGATTGCTTGAAGTGGATACCACTTCAACCACGGAATGCGCCACATATCAGCCCAAGAATGGGAAGAAGATAGCAATTAAACTGTTCGAGGAATCAGATCACATTACCACAACCATCACATGAACAGCTGCTCTCTGCGAAAGTCAGCTAGTGCCATCGGTATGTTGCACCTCTTCATATGGCTAAAGACAGATCACACGATACTGAGGTCATGTGACGGGACTCCTATCGCTCCATACACACTCAAGTGACGTCCCGACACCTTCTATCCTATCCTACTGCTCTCAGCTCTTCAATCAAACCACTCATTCATACTCACTGTTGTCGGTGTGTTTCAGGTTGTCAGCAATATGTTGTCGCTCTAATATCAGTTACCCGGGAAACGCAATCTGACTGGCCAAATGCTTGCTTTGATTGGTCGGTCAAGCAACGTCAATCTCGGTTGGTTGCTTCTGCTTTTGGTGCTGTATCGCGTTTCGATTATGATGAGCTGTGCATAAGATATCATAGAGTCCGGCGGAGATATGCGTGGTTATCCTGAACCCTAACCCACACGAGTTGGGGATGAACAAGGTGGGATTATTTTGGGTAGCGGTAGATTAAGTAGTAGGATGAGGGGTTATTTGAAATCAGAGATATTAGAGGATGATAATGATACAATTTATGTAGTTCTGGGGTACTTTCAAGTAAATTTCAACTGGACGGAGTTCCATTATTGTGGAGCTTGGAATTAGGTAAGTTGTTGAGATAATGTCAGAACTTAGTTGAGCGACTATAACTAAATGAACATGGCACTGAGGTCGATGTCTTGAAACATCACGGCTGAGAGAGGGGGTATTAGTACATCCATTTGTTAACACTCCCACAAATGAATGATATTACGATGCTTGTACAAATGCATTATGttatatataataaaaacaaaacaaaacatacAGTCCAATTGACACTCATTACTGAATGTCTTACAATTGTGCCACAGTCATACGAAACATGCTCTATTACTATTTAAATATTGGGTGACTAGGTAAAACAGACTACGATAAGGAGATATGGGGACAGCGCGTGGGAGTACAGAATATTAACCACTACGGTCCTAGGTCCTCAAGTGATAGCCGCCTGCTTCCTTATTTACCCTTAGGCTCAATGTACAACTCCACGCCTCTCTGAGCCTTGTCCATACCTCCATCGTACGCAATCATCAACTTAGGATGGCCTCGAGACAAGTCGTCAGGAGTAGAGTCTTTTCTGAGCAAGTTACTCAACAGCAAGTAAGCTTGGCCGCGGAAAATGGCCCACTGAGAGTTCCAGAATCCctcctcaaagtcgtcGTGGTTGTCAAAGAAGGTATGGTACAAGGCGTCCGAGGCAACTTGCCACCACTCCTGTGACGTTAGCAGAGGCACAACTCGAGCTCTGATCTCCTCGCTCCAGGGAGCACTTGTCACCTTGCCAGGAAGGTTCCACCGGAACATCCAGGGGTGCTTGTAGGGGAAACACGAGTCGTAACCGGTGTCCAGACCGTTACCGTGAATCTGCTCGGTGGCGGTGTTAATGTACCAATTGCCAGGGGTTCGGTTCATGTTTCGACACAGCCAGTCCACCACCGCGAgcttctggatctccagATTGAGCCACTCGGGAGTATTTTCCTCGCCGTTGGCCTTGAAGTACTCAAAGGCGGCAATAGCATCGTCATCAAGCTCAAGCAAAGAGCCCAATTTATCCTTGACGGAAGTAACACGTGTCAGAGGGACCACGTTGAAGCCCAGCAGGGCATTGAGCACAGACGCAGCCGCCTCACACACATACCCAGTTCGGTAGACTGTGCAGGGCTTGGTGAAGGGGAGAGGAAGGTAAGAGAGCAGCTCGTATGACTCTTCCGAGCAAGGTCGAAACAGACCTTCCCGTCCTGAACCAGAAGGTCCAGCTAGAGAAGACGAGGCTTCAGGAATCGCCTCCTCAATAGCGCCACCAGAAGGACCagcctccaccacctcatcatcatcgcTGTCGTCCTCACTATCGTCATTatctccaccttgtccCTTATCCTTCTCAGGCTCAGGGATCACATAATCAACAGTCTTGTAGGTGCCACTGAGCTCTCCAACAGCTACCAGGTCAACGGCAGCCTTCTGAAGCTCGAGAAACTCCTGCGTgtcgtgtctgtgtcgcGTGTCAATCTCGCGCAGGATCTCATCACGGGATCTGGTGTAGGGGCTGTTCTGGacgttgaagaagagggaCTGTTTCAGTCGAGTCACAGGGTTGGTGGGCAGTGAGAGCCACGATTTTTTCGGCTGTTCATATGTAGGCAAAGACATTGCTTTTTTGCGCGGGAAAGTTCAGTCACGTGTTTCGGCTGGTCACGTGTAGCTTtattaaaaaaattggGCGCAAATTGGGCTCTTTTTGGTCGTTTGAGAGTGTGTAGTTGAAAGGAACAGGTGGTTTTCTGCGTTAATGAAATGATCAATTATATTTCGTGTGACGTAGGTTAAGGTTGCGTTGATAAGCTTTGGAGGCGCATGATAGTGTCTGAAGGGTGTGTTTTTGATGGTGCTTGGAAGAAGTCGAGGATGGGGATTTATAGAGAAGATAATTTATTGAAATCAAGTCAAAGAttacaagaacaagtcaGTGTTTTTATATTCAAAATCGGTGCATTATTGGATCCAGTAGAGATGAATATTTGTGTGGAGAGTTCACGCTTGTATGGTAAAATGATATTGAACAGACGAacatgtatatatttgGTATATTTGGAGAGCTACTGCGATTTTGGAGCTTCCTATACTATTTGTAAAACGGTAAGCTCATTTCTGATGTCAGTAATTTAACGAAGGAAGCAAAATCAAGGTATGCCAATTGTGAGTCGTGTGTTCAACTATTTTGGTAAATAATTATATCAATGTGGTGCCGAAACACTGAGAAACACAACCATGTCATTTCCCCTCTGTATTCTACGCTGAAACCCCCTCTAGGTCGATTCTCAATATCATTCCTACCCCTTCGTTAAACCTTGGTTATCCCTTGGTGAGTCTAACACGTCCAGTGAACTGACGATATTTGAGAAGTGAAAATTTTTGGGGCAGGGATGGCGGATCGGGCTGAAAACGAGATCGACAAGGTAACGATGGCTGAGAGATGTCGAACATGTGGTTTGTTATCATTCCTGACGTGTGTTGGACGACAGGTGTGGAGCACGTGGTTGAGGTGGGAAGGAGACGCGGAGTTTCAATACACGTGATCTGTGGTGAATGAATATATACCATAGTTGTCAGTCGGTAAGCAAACATCCAACCTGATACTTGGTGGGAGGGTAGTACGCATGCTGAATAATCAAccagactacaagtagtttgATTGTTTTACACCGAACTTCTAATGCTGAACTTGTAGTGACTTCTCAATAATGAAGTCCACACTCCTGGTTATCGATATCTGAAACAGATAATAGCTACTTGTAACGGCATCTGAACACGTGAGATCGTTGCTTAACAGAGCAACTGTTCATTGCCGATCTTATAATAGCTGCTGGTAGATCCACTTCAAGCATGTGACATTAATTAGCCATCTGTCTGTAAAGTGCTGCCACTGAGGAGTAGACCGTGGAGTAACTGCTACTCTCTTAAAAAGACCAGCGTGGTTCCCATttagtacttgtacatacagtatactgtgtatacagtacttgtacaataaacaatacagtatatactgtacttgtaaaatatacaatacagtatatattGCTGGGGTTTCTCTCTAGCTTActcactactgtacatcagtacatactcgttCCAGATCCGTCTATAACCACTCTGGTTAACCAAGTCAAActgaaaatgaaataaaCCAAGCCAAACCGGACTCTAGTACCATCTGTAGTTCCACAGTAAtcagtacgagtacaactacCATTGGCACCTACGACCATACACACGGTGGCTTTCTCCACAACTCCCGCTTGCTCTCCTGACCATCCCGGATTGCCCCACAAGTCCTGCCTGATCCGGAGGCTCTTTCCAGTTAACCACTCCGGTGCCAACACCAACTTTCgaccgtacaagtacttgtaccgtacGAGTAGCCCTACTGTCGTTATTATGGTCGCCCATTTTTGTCATCTCACCCCCAAgcttatatatatacagtatatcgCTGTACATCTGTAATTACACATGATGACATGAACATCAATATAGAGCCTCCCGTAGACTAGATATAGAAACAGTACTACTGCCAAAAGACCCGCCTCGCTCCACTAACCACGCATATTTGGCCATCTTTCCAATATCCCCTCCCTTCACTCCTCTTACCCTACCGCCCTATCTCGTAGATAATGCACGCATGCTGCCTCCCATTGCTTGGCTTGCTTTTGGCAAAGAAATTCAAATGATTTGGGCCATTACCTTTCCAAAACGG
Encoded here:
- a CDS encoding uncharacterized protein (Compare to YALI0C01617g, some similarities with uniprot|P42951 Saccharomyces cerevisiae YJL100w), yielding MSLPTYEQPKKSWLSLPTNPVTRLKQSLFFNVQNSPYTRSRDEILREIDTRHRHDTQEFLELQKAAVDLVAVGELSGTYKTVDYVIPEPEKDKGQGGDNDDSEDDSDDDEVVEAGPSGGAIEEAIPEASSSLAGPSGSGREGLFRPCSEESYELLSYLPLPFTKPCTVYRTGYVCEAAASVLNALLGFNVVPLTRVTSVKDKLGSLLELDDDAIAAFEYFKANGEENTPEWLNLEIQKLAVVDWLCRNMNRTPGNWYINTATEQIHGNGLDTGYDSCFPYKHPWMFRWNLPGKVTSAPWSEEIRARVVPLLTSQEWWQVASDALYHTFFDNHDDFEEGFWNSQWAIFRGQAYLLLSNLLRKDSTPDDLSRGHPKLMIAYDGGMDKAQRGVELYIEPKGK